The following are from one region of the Gossypium hirsutum isolate 1008001.06 chromosome D03, Gossypium_hirsutum_v2.1, whole genome shotgun sequence genome:
- the LOC107950917 gene encoding germin-like protein subfamily 1 member 13, whose protein sequence is MKAVYFLAAFVLLGLASKLASASDPSPLQDFCIAVNDAKNGVFINGKLCKDPKLATPEDFLFSGLNIPGNTSNQVRSMVTPAIVSGLNTFGISLVRIDFAPYVGLNPLHTHPRATEILVVVQGTLYVGFVTSNPDNRLFTKVLYPGDVFVFPLGLIHFQFNIGHTNAVAFAALSSQNPGVVTIANAVFGSDADINPDVLAKAFQLDKNIVNQLQSRFWSDNDNRN, encoded by the exons ATGAAAGCTGTTTATTTCCTTGCAGCATTTGTCCTTTTGGGTTTGGCTTCCAAACTTGCCTCAGCCTCTGATCCCAGCCCTCTTCAGGATTTCTGTATAGCAGTTAATGATGCCAAAAAtggtg TTTTCATTAATGGCAAGTTGTGCAAGGACCCAAAGCTTGCAACTCCAGAAGACTTCCTTTTTTCAGGGCTCAATATTCCAGGAAACACATCAAATCAAGTAAGATCAATGGTCACTCCAGCCATTGTTTCAGGACTTAACACTTTTGGTATATCTCTTGTTCGAATTGATTTTGCACCGTACGTTGGTCTAAATCCTCTTCATACACACCCTCGTGCCACCGAAATCTTAGTTGTTGTCCAAGGCACACTTTACGTCGGTTTTGTTACGTCAAACCCAGATAATCGTCTCTTCACTAAAGTGCTATACCCTGGAGATGTCTTTGTTTTCCCACTAGGTCTGATTCACTTCCAGTTCAACATAGGGCATACCAATGCGGTTGCCTTTGCTGCTCTCAGTAGCCAAAACCCGGGGGTCGTCACCATTGCAAATGCAGTGTTTGGCTCAGACGCGGATATCAATCCTGATGTTCTTGCCAAGGCCTTTCAACTGGACAAGAATATTGTTAACCAACTTCAATCCCGGTTTTGGTCGGATAACGACAATAGGAATTAA
- the LOC107950577 gene encoding flavin mononucleotide hydrolase 1, chloroplatic: MYVWMAQFVRASPPPATSLCFRPKLFSPFPRTRMAVNPTNTSPSFNSRKLPILLFDIMDTIVRDPFYHDVPAFFGMSLKELIECKHPTAWLEFENGVIDEDELEGKFFKDRRPFDLQGLKNCMRRGYSYIDGVEQLLLDLKQNNYEMHAFTNYPIWYRIIEDKLNISKYLSWTFCSCMYGKRKPDPDFYLAVVEHLKVDPASCIFVDDRIKNVEAAVGVGITGLQFKNSDLLRQDLLRLGVDIAIDAQ, from the exons ATGTACGTTTGGATGGCTCAATTTGTTAGAGCATCACCACCACCAGCCACATCACTCTGCTTTCGTCCAAAACTATTTTCTCCATTCCCCAGAACCAGGATGGCAGTCAATCCCACCAACACATCACCTTCCTTCAACTCCAGGAAGCTTCCGATTTTGCTGTTTGACATCATGGACACCATTGTTCGTGACCCTTTTTACCATGACGTCCCTGCCTTCTTCGG AATGTCTTTGAAGGAACTAATTGAATGCAAGCATCCAACTGCATGGCTTGAGTTCGAAAATGGGGTGATTGATGAG GATGAGCTAGAAGGAAAATTCTTTAAAGACAGAAGACCTTTTGATTTGCAAG GCCTCAAGAATTGTATGAGAAGAGGATATTCCTACATAGATGGAGTTGAGCAGTTGCTTCTGGACTTGAAGCAAAACAATTATGAAATGCATGCTTTTACAAATTACCCAATCTG GTACAGAATAATCGAAGACAAGTTAAACATTTCAAAGTATTTATCCTGGACATTTTGTTCGTGTATGTATG GAAAGAGGAAGCCTGATCCTGATTTCTATTTGGCTGTTGTGGAACATCTTAAAGTTGATCCAGCAAGCTGTATATTCGTTGATGACAG GATAAAAAACGTTGAGGCTGCTGTAGGAGTTGGCATTACTGGTCTTCAATTCAAGAACTCAGATTTACTACGTCAAGATCTTCTACGGTTGGGGGTTGACATTGCAATAGATGCACAGTGA